A single Pygocentrus nattereri isolate fPygNat1 chromosome 28, fPygNat1.pri, whole genome shotgun sequence DNA region contains:
- the LOC108442134 gene encoding pepsin A-like — protein MKLILTLCALVALSECLRVPLIKGKTVREKMMEQGLWEKFRKENPYNPTIKFVQNGQESMTNDADLSYYGAISIGTPPQSFQVIFDSGSSNLWVPSVYCSSEACQNHNKFNPSDSSTFQNANQALSIQYGTGSMTGYLGYDTVTVGGISIQNQIFGLSETEATFMASMAADGILGLAYQSIASDSATPVFDNMMSQGLVSQDVFSVYLSSNEEQGSVVLFGEIDTSYYTGNIYWIPLSSETYYQITMDSVTINGQTVACSGGCQAIIDTGTSMIVGPTSDISNINSWVGATTDQYGDATVSCSSIQSMPSVTFTLNGYPFTIPASSYVSQNSYGCMTGFSGSSDSLWILGDVFIRNYYTIFNRENNSVGLAQPA, from the exons GGTTCCTCTGATCAAAGGCAAGACGGTGCGTGAGAAGATGATGGAGCAAGGCCTTTGGGAGAAGTTTAGGAAGGAAAATCCCTACAACCCCACGATCAAGTTTGTGCAGAACGGGCAGGAGTCCATGACTAATGATGCTGAT CTCTCCTACTATGGTGCAATCTCCATTGGCACCCCACCACAGTCCTTCCAAGTGATTTTCGATAGTGGCTCCTCTAACCTGTGGGTGCCTTCTGTGTACTGCTCAAGTGAAGCCTGCC agaaccacAACAAGTTCAACCCCTCTGATTCCAGCACTTTCCAGAATGCCAATCAGGCTCTCTCAATTCAGTACGGCACCGGCAGCATGACTGGATACCTGGGATACGACACTGTGACG GTTGGTGGAATCTCAATTCAGAATCAGATCTTTGGACTGAGTGAGACTGAGGCTACCTTCATGGCTAGCATGGCTGCAGATGGCATCCTGGGTCTGGCCTACCAGTCTATTGCCTCTGACAGTGCCACCCCTGTCTTTGACAACATGATGAGCCAGGGCCTGGTCTCCCAGGACGTCTTCTCAGTCTACCTGAGCAGCAA TGAGGAGCAGGGCAGTGTGGTGCTCTTTGGTGAGATTGACACCTCCTATTACACTGGCAACATCTACTGGATTCCTCTGTCTTCCGAGACCTACTACCAGATTACTATGGACAG TGTTACCATCAATGGGCAGACAGTTGCTTGCTCTGGTGGGTGTCAGGCTATTATTGATACTGGAACTTCCATGATTGTGGGGCCAACCAGTGATATCAGCAACATTAACTCCTGGGTGGGCGCCACCACAGACCAGTATGGAGAT GCTACTGTGAGCTGCAGCAGCATCCAGAGCATGCCTTCAGTTACCTTCACCCTTAACGGCTACCCTTTCACCATCCCTGCTTCATCCTACGTCTCTCAG AACTCCTATGGCTGCATGACTGGTTTTAGTGGCAGCAGTGACTCACTGTGGATCTTGGGTGATGTTTtcatcagaaactactacaccATCTTTAACAGGGAGAACAACAGTGTGGGCCTGGCTCAGCCTGCATAA